The nucleotide window TCCGCACGCGTCGCGACGCAGGCCTTTCGTTCGTGCAAGGCCCTGCGGTTCGATGCTCAGGATGCGCACGAATATGTCGTAATCCGTTCCAATTCTTGCTTCTTTGTCGGAGATCTTATGTCCAGCGATGTATCCGCGACGCCCGTGCCCGCGACGCAAAGCAGCGCCGACATCGTCATCATGGGTGCGGGGGCTGCCGGCATTTCCGTCGCGGCCAGCCTGCGCCGCCGCCGGCCGTCCCTGACGATCACGATCGTGGACCCGGCCGACACGCATTACTACCAGCCGGCATGGACGCTTGTGGGTGCGGGTGAATTCGATCCTGCGCGCACGGCCCGGCCGATGGCAAGCGTCATCCCCGAAGGCGTCGATTGGATTCAGGCGGCCGTCATGGCTTTCGCGCCGGAACGTTCGCAGATTCTTCTCTCCAACGGACGTCCGTTGACCTACCGCTACCTCATCGTGGCGCCGGGACTGCAACTGAACTGGGAAGCGATCGACGGCCTGACCGATACGCTCGGGCGTAATGGCGTCACTTCCAACTATCGCTTCGACCTCGCACCGTACACCTGGTCGCTGGTACGCGACTTCAAGGGCGGCAACGCCCTGTTCACGCAACCGCCCATGCCGATCAAATGCGCGGGCGCACCACAGAAGGCGATGTATCTGTCGGCCGACACCTGGCGCCAGCGCGGCGTGCTCGACAAGACCAAGATCGAATTCCATCTGGTGGCGCCGGCGCTGTTCGGCGTGAAGGAGTACGTTCCCGCGCTGATGGCGTATGTGAACCGCTACGGCATTTCGCTCAACCATCTCTCCCATCTGCGCGCGGTCGACGGTGAGCGCCGCGTGGCTCGCTTCGAGATTTTCGATGCTGACGGTCAGTCGCAGTTCGTGGACAAGCCGTTCGATCTGCTGCATGTCGTGCCGCCACAAAGCGCGCCCGACGTATTGCGCGCAAGCCCGCTCGCCGATGCGGCGGGTTGGTGCGAAGTCGATCACGCCACGCTGCGTCATCCGCGCTACGCAAACGTCTTCGGGCTCGGCGACGCCATTTCGGCGCCCAATGCCAAGACCGCTGCCGCAGCCCGCAAACAGGCTGTCGTCGTGGC belongs to Pandoraea pnomenusa and includes:
- a CDS encoding NAD(P)/FAD-dependent oxidoreductase, which translates into the protein MSSDVSATPVPATQSSADIVIMGAGAAGISVAASLRRRRPSLTITIVDPADTHYYQPAWTLVGAGEFDPARTARPMASVIPEGVDWIQAAVMAFAPERSQILLSNGRPLTYRYLIVAPGLQLNWEAIDGLTDTLGRNGVTSNYRFDLAPYTWSLVRDFKGGNALFTQPPMPIKCAGAPQKAMYLSADTWRQRGVLDKTKIEFHLVAPALFGVKEYVPALMAYVNRYGISLNHLSHLRAVDGERRVARFEIFDADGQSQFVDKPFDLLHVVPPQSAPDVLRASPLADAAGWCEVDHATLRHPRYANVFGLGDAISAPNAKTAAAARKQAVVVAENLLATMDGRPLPLHYDGYGACPLTVEHGKIVLAEFGYGGKLLPTFPIDGTRATRTAWMLKKYVLPKVYWDYMLRGREWLARPSRPRP